Below is a genomic region from Dechloromonas denitrificans.
TGCGGATGGACAGCCTCAAGCGTGTCGCCGACAACCTGCCGCACCATCTGCTCGCCAAGCCCAAGGAACTGCAGGACTGGCTGGATGATCGCAAAGCGATCCACACGCTGTTCCCGACCGGCCTGATGATCATTCCGCCGGATGGCGGCGCAGTTCTGGCCGACAGTCCGCGCCTCGAAAGTCGGCCCAAATCATTCGTCGACCGCGACTGGTTCATCAGTGCTACGACCACTCGTCGCGCCACCTTCAGCAAACCGCTGGTTGCCCGAGCCACACAGCAACCGGCGATCGTGCTCGCCATCCCCATCTTCGACGACAACCAGCAATTAATCGCCCTCATGGCGGGGGTCACCCCCCTGACCAGCCCCGGCTTTCTGGACCTGATCCAAGGGACGGCCCCCGGCAAGACCGGCAGCTATCAGCTAATCTCGCCCCGCCACCACAGCTACGCACTGACCTCGGACCCGGGCAAATCATCACGCCCCCTACCCGAGGCCGGCCATGATCTGGCATTGGACCGAGCCCTGGCCGGCGTCCGCGGGATCGACATCGTCCGCAACAGTGACAACATCAACGAACTGATCGCCACCGTCGAAATCCCGCAAACCGGCTGGCTCCTGATTGCCCGCTGTCCGACCAGCGAAGCCTTTGCCCCGGTCTGGAACAGTGTTCGCAATACCCTGCTGATTGCCGGCCTGCTCTCCTTGCCGATCATCATCCTGCTGCTGGCCGCCCTGAACCGCCTGCTGGCGCCTCTCGGTCGCCTGGCCAAGGAGTTGCATGACATGTCGGAAGGCACCCGGCCAATGCAACCGCTACTCAGCGAATATCAGGATGAAGTCGGAGATGTCGCCAGCAGTTTCAACCGCCTCCAGGAAAAGCTGCTTGAGCAGGAACGACGACTGGCTGAAATGGCTCACCACGACCCTTTGACCGGCCTGCCCAACCGTCTGCTGATCAACAACCGGCTGGACAAGGAACTGCAGCGGATACGCCGTAGCGGCCGTGGTCTGGCGCTCTTGTTTCTCGACCTTGATGGATTCAAACCGGTTAACGATCTGCACGGCCATCAAGTCGGCGATCTGTTGCTGACAGAAATCGCACACCGACTTCAAGGCTGCATTCGCGAAGTGGACACCGTTGCCCGTCTGGGCGGTGACGAATTCCTGATTCTGGTCAGCGACTGCGAAGCACCGCGCGATGCAGCGGAACGGATTGCCGAAGCCTGCATCGCCGCGATAGGAAAACCCGTCCGGATCGATGATCTGGCCATCCGGATCGGCGTTTCAATCGGCATTTCCTTTGTCGGCGCGGCCACCGACGATATGCTGTCGGCCAGCCAACTGCTGAGCCAGGCAGACATTGCGATGTATCGCGCCAAGGCGGATGGTCGCAACCGTTACTCGGTCTACCGCCAGAACAACGAACCCTCCAGCAAGGACTCAAGACAAAAAACATGATCCCGACAGACACCCTCAAAACATTCTTTACCGGCCTGCAAAGCCGCATTGTCAGCCAGCTTGAAGCCTTTGACGGCCAAGCTTTCCGCACCGACTCCTGGGACCGCCCCGAGGGCGGCGGCGGGATTTCCCGACTGATCGAAGAAGGCAATTTCTTTGAACGCGGCGGGGTCAATTTCTCGCACGTCACCGGTCAGTCGCTGCCAGCCTCGGCCACCGCCGTGCGCCCCCAGTTGGCCGGGCGCGCCTGGGAGGCAATGGGCGTCTCGCTGGTGCTGCATCCGCGTAATCCGTAT
It encodes:
- a CDS encoding sensor domain-containing diguanylate cyclase, whose protein sequence is MWPHLGSSLRTRIAAVAGLLFLIGIGLTTFFVARILYDEMQAMLFRQQLTTANYIARDIDSKLSLRMDSLKRVADNLPHHLLAKPKELQDWLDDRKAIHTLFPTGLMIIPPDGGAVLADSPRLESRPKSFVDRDWFISATTTRRATFSKPLVARATQQPAIVLAIPIFDDNQQLIALMAGVTPLTSPGFLDLIQGTAPGKTGSYQLISPRHHSYALTSDPGKSSRPLPEAGHDLALDRALAGVRGIDIVRNSDNINELIATVEIPQTGWLLIARCPTSEAFAPVWNSVRNTLLIAGLLSLPIIILLLAALNRLLAPLGRLAKELHDMSEGTRPMQPLLSEYQDEVGDVASSFNRLQEKLLEQERRLAEMAHHDPLTGLPNRLLINNRLDKELQRIRRSGRGLALLFLDLDGFKPVNDLHGHQVGDLLLTEIAHRLQGCIREVDTVARLGGDEFLILVSDCEAPRDAAERIAEACIAAIGKPVRIDDLAIRIGVSIGISFVGAATDDMLSASQLLSQADIAMYRAKADGRNRYSVYRQNNEPSSKDSRQKT